A single window of Cryptococcus neoformans var. neoformans JEC21 chromosome 3 sequence DNA harbors:
- a CDS encoding cation transport-related protein, putative, whose protein sequence is MAFTCSDIFKIILAIILPPLGVFLERGCGADLLINILLTILGYIPGIIHALYIILKY, encoded by the exons ATGGCTTTCACTTGTTCAGACATCTTCAAGATCATTTTGGCAATCATCTTGCCT CCTCTTGGTGTCTTCCTTGAGCGAGGATGTGGTGCCGATCTCCTTATCAAC ATCCTTTTGACCATTCTTGGTTACATCCCTG GTATCATCCACGCTCTTTACATTATTCTGAAGTATTGA
- a CDS encoding ribosomal protein YmL32 precursor, putative, which produces MAALQLTNRSLNTPFFSLRSFLPTLRSSWSTPCEASSSSSTLSSSLVAHAPSTSSPSLSSLFPSFSLESLLELIPPFLWASVPKKKVSHSRKNMRAANKGLKNKTNLSLCPACGSIKLTHHVCPTCYSQISRRWKEEARNQLPSALHSHP; this is translated from the exons ATGGCCGCTCTTCAATTAACAAACCGTTCTTTGAACACGCCTTTTTTCTCCCTCCGCTCTTTCCTCCCCACTCTTCGCTCTTCGTGGTCAACTCCGTGCGAAgcctcttcaagctcttccactctttcatcctccctGGTTGCACATGCTccatcaacctcctctccctcattatcatcacttttcccctccttctctctcgaATCCCTTCTCGAACTCATTCCTCCGTTTTTGTGGGCCAGTGTACCCAAGAAAAAGGTTTCACACTCCAGGAAGAACATGAGAGCTGCGAACAAGGGATTGAAGAACAAGACAA ATTTGTCACTGTGCCCAGCTTGCGGTTCCATCAAATTGACACATCACGTCTGTCCTACTTGCTATTCCCAAATATCTCGACG atggaaggaagaagctcgtAATCAACTCCCCTCCGCTCTCCACTCTCATCCATGA
- a CDS encoding chromatin modification-related protein, putative, which translates to MDSQPTHFQLRSVVHDTLKSHQGQISDLTAQHEGSLKQLFLMFKPRNNMLDKEYDHQAIQGGDESLEGFDEWREQYKLGEGSSVNTISIPNLPAISPPATTVDYPDEPSVDLPTVASSSTSAARPNPIRDPSSSIIDSPLTNVPLDTSITSLVDGVEEEPTVNMSQIQPRPFVPRDYTPPPELDVPEWVPLDNYRPAATPTTPPQLLMPLTSAYATELPPLPLLNSTSSSASFRRRKRTNSPQPDMFKLQATFSLNPLSSALTRSSKCVLTCDWKVAMDEMRHVRAMERIEAKKAENRWSLRQPKKARGPGVPKSHWDYMLEEMEWMRTDFAEERRWKVVEAREFAYQVVEWHLASPEEKKALMVGGRGWGECRNVPIPGHAGKRKEVTVEVEAEDEDVEMLVGQEGELDGEGEANKVLESIDEMRVNEKERENRPEDPRETVNINQDIGEEVDAEGEADADGEPENGEADAEGEADADGGPVGDDVVGLSEIDAAQDDTRETSERPSYRRDTVLPNGLVIHKRFANAYEIAIARGPVLDTPLANATVDLDTLTKSSSAATPATVPAEPSVSPDEPASFDQLFPDLAMYSGPAPPENDKKYRRDEGGTYSHRMAHTSRIMDIRPILVSTLQPAKNLIDGEWDLHDGPYYEEVKGAADIPPNVVAAFNTPFGGKASRPLEHMRVPEVPKPAAHHLRAQLLWSPEEDKCLLKLVAMYPFNWDLIADSFNTEMILIPVEKRNPYECWERWYYTFGEGKNKPRQDAPPSAPPPAPASATQPGTATATPVPQSAVTTPGVPPSANLPSASGRPQQTGGNSVSSLPTPTGEALPDGAPPPPGMSKRDRMAAKPKYEGTKRSVRHQAIYDAVKRMNRRREAARAKSHKDNAQRKVINVHESHSMSFPHVAASTPWELVEAKYQRDVQIAQQRQQRAMQEQQRQLAIRQQQAMMSAQQQAQMRPPNMPNVPNMPNAQPIRMGPNGQPMPTMAPSQQQLLNAVAAATAANRQNANGAVQGNPNVRPMPVVQGQSPQVQQQMLLQAQQMAAQQARVLQAQAQAQAQQGRAPSMGGNLQPPQLGVSSPFAQSRTPDLPAEGAGPSGINPTPSPAMQAAAIGAQSSPQIATMGRAPSNNVPPHLRVPNAGTSSPQISSPMALPQGIPNGAGMPVQGAQTQGIQIPAAMMNNATVQQLLATLAASGQQMTPEQLRGLMLRSAHMQAQAQSQVGNPGTPQMGVQNIQGVQHFARSPSLQNAQSQPRSSPKPGPANGQGT; encoded by the exons ATGGATTCGCAACCTACA CATTTTCAACTGCGCAGTGTGGTGCATGACACTTTAAAATCCCATCAAGGTCAAATTAG CGATCTTACGGCGCAACATGAAGGATCTCTCAAGCAACTGTTTCTAATGTTCAAGCCGAGGAACAACATGCTGGATAAAGAGTATGACCATCAAGCTAttcaaggaggagatgaatCTCTAGAAGGTTTTGATGAATGGAGAGAACAATATAAGCTTGGAGAAGG GTCCTCTGTCAATACAATATCCATTCCAAATCTCCCGGCCATTTCACCACCAGCAACAACAGTTGACTATCCAGACGAGCCATCTGTAGACCTCCCAACGGTTGCATCATCTTCGACCTCTGCTGCCAGACCGAACCCAATCCGAGACcccagctcttccattATTGACTCCCCTCTCACAAATGTCCCTCTTGACACCTCAATTACGAGTCTGGTGGATGGcgtagaagaagagcctACGGTAAACATGTCCCAGATCCAACCACGTCCATTCGTTCCGCGCGATTATACGCCTCCACCAGAACTCGATGTCCCAGAATGGGTTCCACTCGATAACTACCGCCCTGCAGCAACTCCTACCACTCCCCCACAACTGCTTATGCCTTTGACGTCTGCCTATGCCACTGAGCTTCCGCCACTCCCACTTCTCAACTCAACATCAAGCAGCGCTTCCTTCCGTCGACGCAAACGCACAAACTCACCACAACCCGATATGTTCAAGCTTCAAGCCACGTTCTCCCTTAATCCTCTCAGTTCAGCATTGACTCGCTCGTCCAAATGTGTTTTAACATGTGATTGGAAAGTTGCCATGGATGAAATGAGGCATGTCCGGGCGATGGAGCGTATTGAGGCCAAAAAGGCGGAGAACAGATGGTCCCTTCGACAGCcaaaaaaggcaaggggTCCTGGCGTACCAAAGTCTCATTGGGACTATATGCTTGAGGAAATGGAATGGATGCGCACGGATTTTGCTGAAGAGCGTCGGTGGAAGGTCGTCGAGGCGAGGGAGTTCGCATATCAAGTCGTAGAATGGCATCTGGCGAGTCctgaggaaaagaaggctCTTATGGTGGGAGGTCGAGGCTGGGGAGAGTGCCGCAATGTTCCGATACCAGGTCATgcgggaaagaggaaggaagtcactgtggaagtggaagctgaggacgaggatgtTGAGATGCTGGTGGGACAGGAAGGAGAGctggatggggaaggagaggcgaACAAGGTGTTGGAGTCAATAGATGAAATGAGGGTTaatgaaaaggagagggagaacCGACCAGAGGATCCTAGAGAAACTGTCAATATAAATCAGGACATTGGGGAAGAAGTCGATGCAGAAGGCGAAGCAGATGCCGACGGTGAACcagaaaatggagaagcggatgcagaaggagaggcagATGCGGATGGTGGACCTGTGGGCGACGACGTTGTAGGGCTTTCCG AAATCGACGCTGCCCAAGATGATACTAGGGAAACTTCTGAACGGCCAAGCTATCGGCGTGATACTGTTCTACCAAACGGCCTTGTCATCCATAAGCGGTTCGCCAATGCGTACGAGATTGCAATTGCTCGGGGGCCCGTCCTTGACACCCCTTTGGCGAACGCTACCGTTGATCTTGATACTCTGACAAAATCCTCATCTGCTGCAACTCCAGCTACAGTCCCTGCCGAACCTTCTGTTAGCCCAGACGAACCTGCTTCCTTTGACCAACTCTTTCCGGATCTCGCTATGTACTCTGGCCCCGCCCCGCCTGAGAATGACAAGAAGTATCGCCGAGATGAGGGCGGTACATACAGTCACCGCATGGCACACACTTCTCGAATCATGGACATTCGGCCCATTCTTGTTTCCACCCTTCAGCCAGCGAAGAATCTAATTGACGGCGAGTGGGATCTTCATGATGGACCTTATTATGAAGAGGTAAAGGGAGCTGCAGATATCCCTCCAAATGTAGTTGCTGCTTTTAATACGCCCTTTGGCGGCAAAGCGTCAAGACCCTTGGAGCACATGCGAGTGCCTGAAGTTCCCAAACCAGCTGCGCACCATCTTCGTGCACAATTGCTTTGGTCGCCAGAGGAAGACAAGTGCTTGTTAAAGCTCGTCGCCATGTATCCATTCAACTGGGATCTCATAGCAGACAGTTTCAATACGGAGATGATCCTCATTCCTGTCGAGAAACGAAACCCGTATGAATGCTGGGAGCGATGGTACTATACTTttggggaaggaaagaacaAGCCTCGGCAGGACGCGCCGCCCTCGGCTCCTCCACCTGCGCCTGCTTCTGCCACGCAACCTGGTACAGCAACCGCTACGCCCGTGCCACAATCAGCTGTTACCACCCCTGGAGTCCCTCCATCCGCCAATCTCCCATCTGCTTCGGGACGTCCACAGCAAACTGGCGGTAACAGTGtgtcttctcttcctacTCCTACCGGAGAAGCGCTGCCTGACGGTGCACCTCCACCCCCCGGGATGTCCAAGAGAGATAGAATGGCGGCGAAGCCAAAGTACGAAGGGACAAAGAGGTCAGTCAGACACCAAGCGATCTATGATGcggtgaagaggatgaacaggaggagagaagcgGCGAGGGCGAAGAGCC ATAAAGACAATGCACAACGAAAGGTAATCAATGTGCACGAAAGTCACAGTATGAGCTTCCCCCATGTTGCTGCTTCCACCCCATGGGAACTAGTTGAAGCTAAATATCAGCGCGATGTGCAAATTGCTCAGCAGCGACAGCAACGTGCCATGCAAGAACAGCAACGTCAACTTGCCATTCGTCAGCAGCAAGCCATGATGAGCGCTCAGCAACAAGCACAAATGAGGCCGCCAAACATGCCCAACGTCCCGAATATGCCGAATGCTCAACCTATCCGCATGGGTCCCAATGGCCAGCCAATGCCCACTATGGCGCCAAGCCAACAACAGCTATTAAATGCTGTTGCCGCTGCGACAGCTGCCAATAGGCAAAATGCAAACGGCGCTGTCCAAGGTAACCCTAATGTTCGTCCAATGCCTGTTGTTCAGGGGCAGTCACCTCAGGTGCAGCAACAAAtgcttcttcaagcacAGCAAATGGCCGCCCAGCAAGCACGAGTGTTACAAGCACAGGCACAAGCTCAGGCTCAACAAGGCCGAGCACCCAGCATGGGTGGAAATCTACAGCCACCGCAGCTGGGTgtctcatctcctttcgCCCAATCTCGTACTCCCGATCTTCCCGCGGAGGGCGCTGGCCCTTCTGGTATCAACCCCACTCCGTCTCCGGCCATGCAAGCAGCGGCCATTGGGGCTCAATCCTCTCCTCAAATAGCAACGATGGGTCGGGCACCGTCCAATAACGTACCTCCCCATCTTCGAGTACCCAATGCAGGTACCTCTTCACCTCAGATATCTAGCCCGATGGCCTTGCCTCAAGGAATACCAAATGGAGCTGGGATGCCGGTACAGGGAGCCCAAACTCAAGGGATTCAAATTCCGGCAGCAATGATGAACAATGCGACTGTGCAGCAGCTTCTGGCGACACTAGCGGCCAGTGGTCAGCAAATGACACCGGAGCAATTACGAGGGTTAATGCTACGATCG GCCCACATGCAAGCTCAGGCACAAAGCCAGGTCGGCAACCCTGGGACACCTCAGATGGGGGTGCAAAACATCCAAGGCGTC CAACATTTCGCGAGATCACCTAGTTTGCAAAACGCCCAGTCCCAGCCTCGTTCAAGCCCCAAACCAGGTCCTGCCAATGGTCAAGGGACATAA
- a CDS encoding protein-S-isoprenylcysteine O-methyltransferase, putative, with protein sequence MSDQTSQSPVSLPRTDQYDPRGSIPNTVFAVALIASILGAVGGSSLALASQTLFNAFAGTWARPQLGIYLGAMCIFHLMEFFTTAGWNPQKLSVDAFLLNNGRQYHFAHAIGLAEYFISSWLFPGKWNTFWGSFPWLTLVTLGMVAAQCIRSMAMIQAAQSFSHIVKSKKHDDHLLVTHGLYSWSRHPSYAGFFYWAVATQLLLGNIVSTLGFMIVLNKFFSARIVDEEKWLVKFFGNDYVEYRKRVGTKLPFYFSK encoded by the exons ATGTCAGACCAAACTTCCCAGAGCCCTGTGTCTCTACCAAGAACAGACCAATACGATCCACGCGGGTCTATCCCCAACACTGTTTTTGCTGTCGCCCTAATCGCTTCCATCCTCGGTGCAGTCGGGGGTAGctcccttgcccttgcctCACAAACCTTATTCAATGCCTTCGCCGGTACTTGGGCAAGACCTCAGCTGGGAATATATCTAGGTGCCATGTGTATCTTCCATTTGATGGAGTTCTTCACCACAGCCGGCTGGAATCCTCAAAAGCTCAGCGTGGATG CTTTCTTATTGAACAACGGCAGACAGTATCACTTTGCTCATGCTATAGGCTTAGCAGAATACTTTATCTCTTCATGGCTCTTCCCTGGGAAATGGAACACCTTCTGGGgttcttttccttggcTTACTCTCG TGACGCTTGGTATGGTGGCTGCACAATGTATCCGTAGCATGGCGATGATTCAAGCTGCGCAATCATTTTCCCATATCGTCAAGAGCAAAAAGCACGACGACCACTTGCTTGTCACCCATGGCCTCTATTC ATGGTCACGGCATCCTTCTTATGCTGGTTTCTTCTACTGGGCCGTGGCTACTCAGCTTCTCCTGGGAAACATTGTGTCAACTCTTGGTTTTATGATCGTCCTCAACAAATTCTTTTCGGCTCGTATCGTCG ACGAGGAAAAGTGGCTCGTCAAGTTCTTTGGGAACGACTACGTGGAGTACAGGAAACGTGTTGGAACCAAGCTTCCTTTTTACTTTTCCAAGTAA
- a CDS encoding rRNA binding protein, putative produces MGRQRRKNRTHLKGPPKGETEENVPKSFVIKSGHVTKSISQLVRDTRKVMEPNTASRLRERPNARLRDYLTIAPSLKVTHLLAFTLTDAANVHLRVARFPQGPTMTFRVQKYSLMKDLFNSGLRNVGRSPAGEYRNPPLLVLNGFQQPQNGPALPQLRLMSTMFQGIFPPIQVEKSALPTFRRVLLISYSHVTGCISFRHFTITVRPHGVSRRVRKLLSSTVTSANPTSSKSRKTVDLSNTDDIADYLLRRTGSETSGASTAGYDSASETEASEAESDTNAVELPEDYVGRGNKKGERKAVRLVETGPRMEWRLIKVVEGLVGSKKGEGETVFHEFVHKSAKDANAQAQAHERKRKAKEARRAEQAANVARKKAERAKKKGKAVGDGEEDEDNDSEEEPDIEGLSDIDPEEELERLRERKVGFQDEDDDEDFEYEDRGANADDEDDDDWGEDVGAGEGDVTSDDEESSEDEEAKPPPKKRASGKRK; encoded by the exons ATGGGcaggcaaaggagaaagaataGAACTCATCTTAAAGGCCCCCCAAAGGGTGAAACAGAG GAGAACGTCCCCAAATCCTTTGTTATCAAATCGGGCCATGTCACCAAATCCATCTCTCAACTCGTCCGAGACACTCGAAAGGTCATGGAGCCTAACACTGCCTCCCGTCTCCGAGAACGTCCCAACGCCCGCTTAAGAGACTACCTCACCAttgctccttctctcaaagtcacccatcttctcgcATTCACCTTGACCGATGCCGCCAATGTCCACCTGCGAGTAGCTCGTTTCCCTCAGGGTCCCACTATGACATTTAGGGTGCAGAAGTATagtttgatgaaggacCTCTTCAATTCGGGTTTGCGAAATGTCGGCCGGAGTCCTGCGGGAGAATACAGAAATCCACCTTTG CTCGTATTGAACGGTTTCCAACAACCTCAAAATGGGCCCGCGCTTCCTCAACTTCGACTGATGAGCACTATGTTCCAAGGCATCTTCCCTCCTATCCAAGTTGAAAAG TCTGCTCTTCCCACCTTCCGTCGAgttctcctcatctcctaCTCTCACGTCACCGGATGTATTTCTTTCCGCCACTTCACCATCACCGTCCGACCCCATGGTGTCTCTCGACGAGTACGCAAACTCCTTTCCTCAACCGTAACATCAGCCAATcccacttcttcaaaatcCCGCAAGACTGTCGATTTGTCAAACACTGACGACATCGCCGACTATCTTCTCCGTCGAACTGGTTCTGAAACCTCGGGTGCGTCCACTGCAGGATATGACAGTGCATCTGAAACAGAGGCGAGCGAAGCTGAAAGCGACACCAATGCTGTCGAGCTTCCTGAAGACTATGTTGGACGAGGTAACAAGAAGGGCGAGCGAAAGGCCGTCCGATTGGTCGAGACTGGTCCCAGAATGGAATGGAGGTTGATCAAGGTCGTTGAAGGTCTTGTGGGAAGtaagaaaggagagggtgaGACAGTGTTCCACGAGTTTGTTCATAAGTCTGCCAAGGACGCGAATGCACAGGCTCAAGCACAtgagcggaagaggaaggcaaaggaagcTAGGCGAGCGGAACAAGCAGCGAACGttgcgaggaagaaggctgaaagggccaagaagaagggcaaggcgGTTGGtgatggcgaagaggatgaggacaaTGACAGCGAGGAGGAGCCGGATATCGAGGGTTTGTCAGATATTGACCCCGAGGAAGAGCTCGAGAGACTTCGAGAACGCAAGGTCGGGTTCCaagatgaggacgatgatgaagacttTGAGTATGAAGATAGAGGAGCGAATgcggatgatgaggatgatgatgactggggagaggatgttggTGCCGGAGAGGGCGATGTGACGtctgatgacgaggagagcagtgaggatgaagaggctaAGCCGCCTCCCAAAAAGAGGGCAAGTGGGAAACGCAAGTAg